The nucleotide window CCATGACAAAGACCTTGTCGAAGAAATTGTCGATAGTCTCCTTGAAACTTACGAGAATTGCAAGGGCGTTGTCGTACCTTCTCCCGGCCATGAAAGAAAAAAATTCATCCTTCTTTGATCCGTAAAGATTGTAAAGCTCATCCTCTTCTTTCAGGCTGAAAA belongs to Syntrophorhabdaceae bacterium and includes:
- a CDS encoding DALR anticodon-binding domain-containing protein, which encodes FSLKEEDELYNLYGSKKDEFFSFMAGRRYDNALAILVSFKETIDNFFDKVFVMDKDESIRNNRLALLKSIKDMFLTFADFSKIRVE